ttgattaacatttaaaataaaattaaaacaaatataggAACTATCGAAACTACGATTTAGtgataatttatataaataaatttgtcttTATCACAAATCGTCAAGAAGCCATACAAAGTTTaattatgttaaaaataatgaagaaaatgtttaaaacaatTTGATCGAATTacgaacaaaaaaacgattttctttctgcaaaaaaatttgacagatagaCAAAAGTGACATTTGGATTttgtgcagttttttttttgcggacatAGCGTTGCCAGGTAGGTATTATTTGATATAAGCATTACGTGACGTTTACTGTACGTTATCTTATGTTATGTTAAGTTTGAAAAAGGAAAGGATGTCGATGTCGAAAGGGCTGAGCCACGGGTGTACAGAATTGTGGCAAGCGAGACCCCCATGACAGGGTCCCAAGAGGAATTATATAGTGAAGAATcgtgtttatataaataaaataaaactcagCAACCAGTGGTCTATTTCACCAAATACAATTCACAATCAGAAATATGtagttgtaattgtttttttaacaactttttaactttttgtatgtatgtatttaaaaattggtGGAACAGAATTTTATAAACTGTTTTACAATTCTTGTGAGAAAGTACTTGCAAATTGTAATTTGTAAGACTACAAAGAAACTCTTGGGTTTACTTTTGATGTCTCAGATGATGggtttggaggaaatttttcaaaattaaatttttttctcaagggTAAGATAccccttcaattttttttcgaaaatctaaaaaaaataaatttttaattttcttacttAAATGAATAGTTCTGTGTATTGTAAACTAATATCtggaaatcaaaatttgtttcaagACTTTGATTCAAAGTTATCTACCTCCAAAACTAAGTGAAAAATGATGTTTGGATgaaaataactcagcaactagaCTTCCAAGAAACTAATGGTTTTTAGTAATGAATTGAtcttaaagagacctttattttgatgtctcactcgatttgtttggaggaaatttttacaaatggaatttttttttgacaaggggttaaccttgatttattctcaaaaatctgaaaaaaaaataaatttgtaattttgtaatccaaatgcataggcctgttcactgtgaactcataccTGTAAAcgaaaacttgtttcgagactttggttaAAAGATATCGGTTTCGGAAtgtaaggaaaagaaagaaacaaaaatgtttggatggaaatatctcaggaaccagacctccaagaaacttttaatgttcagttatgaatagagaaATAGAGaaaaagagacctttcttttgatttctcactcgatggatttggaggaaatttttacaaatggaattttttttgacaaggagttaaccttgatttttttctgaaatctgaaaaaaataaatttttaatttttttacctaaatgtaTGTATATAGGTTTGTTCACTGTTTGTTCGAAGTTATGTGCCACTGAAAATAAGAACAATATTTGAGTGTAAATAGCTCAGCGACCTGACCTTCAAGACACTTTGGGCTTTTAGTTATGAATTGAGCTTAaaaaggcctttcttttgatgtcgcacttcattagccgtgttttattcatactcagtattttactgagtaaacattttatgctattaacaaaaacaaacgaTTACATActttaatttgttatttataattattgttgatgaatcaaaaatgtataagtttataAACAAATGTTCTCtgtaaatcaacaaataaaaatcttttacagttttttcgtatgttttcatactttgcagtgactgctttttgttccgtcaattccattataatctttgaacaacaaaaacattttgaagGTGCTACGACCAAGTGTTtcatggctagagttacagtactgtttcacggatgccaatccgatcatcagactccttttattccattttgtatgtggtgcttagtctagtaatttttcatttaatttgaaaaactttttccgtcacacttgagtattgaacctagaccaagcttttgtttatccttagcaatcatttgctgttgtttcccgtgcaattttactgagctaagtactaaaaaaaaaaccattgaagcttttgagtttttatcaaaagaaaaaaagttcgagaaaaaaaaaaacacttttattgtCTGAAACGGGTCTTGAAATTTTAACACTATCTTTTTAACATAACAACATACTTTTTTGTTGTCCTAGGATTAGGGCCGCGTGTGAACTGCATTAAATAGTTAAGTTAAAtagtgaatacaaaaattttagctgTATGGAttgttgtttaatatttttctctgcctcttttctgccatgatactcctttttaataaaaaaaaaatcaaacaaaaccatctgcaaaagaAATTTAACCAAAATTAAACCAGGccccagagcccattaaatttttaacagctgaaaattttttgttcacctcaatagtgacAACAACTTTACACGGgattaactatttaacgcaattcacacacggcctaaattaaacaaaaaaaaaaaacttaaaggtataataaaaattatttatttaatcataACACTTCAAAGGGTTTAACAGAATCAGAAAATagataaattcataaaaaaaatattattgccaagaaaaatgacgaaaaagttaagtttacattttttgaatttttccttTTAAAACCGACATTTTGACAAAGATCAAAATTTCGATTTATTCGATCGAAGGATCATTACCTGTTGTAGGTattctgaaaattattttttttttatttccgataATTTAGACTACAGACATCTTCCTCCAGACACCTTTTTGTGGAGGTCCTCAGCAGTTCTACTAAAGTAACAACGGAATCcctgtattttttaaatatatgcaTAGCGCATTCTTAAAATATGTACtacattatgtatgtatgcatttattaaaaaaaatattttaatttaataaaaaataaaaaaggcccttaaaaaaaattcacaaaaaaacacgttttttccTTACTTAAAAATCTTCTACCCAATCTTTGTTTTTCGACCAAATTGACCTGATATAATCTTCAAGACGTTTCGTTTTCATCCTTTTTTACTTGGGTACAAAAACATGAAAACAAATCGTGTATTGATATTGAATGAGTTTAGTAGTTTTAGTCAGGACTCATAAGGACCAAGACTTTCATTTCCAGGCAAcgcaatataaatttaatttgcagAGCAACAAAATGAATAAACTGTTAgatcaataaattcattaatcTTTTTACTTCAGAAGAAAGTGCATAACATTATTGAAATAagaatttgaaatataaaaatctttaagCCATGGAAGTAATGGAAGAAGGAAATTTAATGGACAGAGTTCCAATTCTTTTACAAAGAGATTTTCAATACTATCAGGTATAAATGccaatttgaaagtttttcctTCTGTTACACGATTATTATGATGCTTACATAAGGAACACCAAAGTGTCCTTCAGGAACCTATTTGCCCGGGAGTTGTTGGAGGCAAATTGGATTTTCCGCGTTTTGCTTCCTTTGCTGCAATTAAAATAGTCATATGGTAAATGTGTTCATTCCCATGGAATAAAAATTCTAATTGTACCTAACAATAAAAACTGTCTTCAAAGGTGGGAAGAAGAATTCTTCGCTGCATATCGAAAGCATTCCGGCTTATTGCATAGTGAAGCTGAAATGAATGCTGATGCTGATGTAAGTTTCTCTTAATGTTGAAAGTTATGAAAAGTAATAGATGTTTTATTATAATAGTCCTCTCCAGTTGTAGTCAAGAATTCAGATCCTGATAAATTCGTGAATTTGGTCACTAAATCAGCCGACCTCTTGCTAGAGCATTTGCATGTCCTTACTCAAGAATCATTAGATCATGCAGATTTGTCTGTACTGACAGCAACTATAGGTGCTGCAGCATTAATTAAAAACTGCTTGAAAATATATCTATCAGCTGCAACTACGAAGCATTGTCCTCCAAGAGGTGATGAAAAGGGTGGATCCCTAAAGGTATCTAaactttcaatgaaattttattaaCATACATTCATCACAGTGTCTTCATGtaatttattcattattcacattttataaacaaaaaaaacgaataaaataaaaaacagataTCGTATAAAGAATATTCCCAAATGGCGGAAGCACTTGCCGAACGTCTACTAGATCTCCATTGTCGTATTCTTTTACTCTACATCGTTCAAGATGCTGACTGCTTGCATTGGGAGGATGAACAGCCGTTCTTTGAATCCGAAAGAGGCTCTTATACTATACAAATGTGGTGGCACTACATGAGGGGCACCAAGGATGATCTATGGAATTCTGTACCCCCAAAGATGGCTCAACGCATTTTTGCTGGAATGCTTAACGAGACGCTAAGTGTTTTAACAGTTCGTTACTCGCATGTACACACTTCAATAATGTTAACGCACATGAATGcctacctttaatttaaaaaaatatgtttttttttccattttttgtattttcaatttaCACCTCAGATAATAACAAGCACAGCACGGTCTCAATTGCATTTGGTTGATATATGCAACTTGCTGTTTTGCATATCTGAGCTTTTGCCTCATGTAAGTGAAAGTGGAGAGGCATATGTTGGTAAGTTGATGATGTAAATGTGTAAAAGTATACATACGATGGTGTAtaaaaattggtgtcaaattgcttttttttttgagttaataTTTTTGCAGTTAATAGgattatttaaattaagtgaTATCTGGTTAAAGTTAGTTTAGATGATGTAAAAGAATGTTAGGGGATGTTAAACGAATTTTGGATGCAACATGTTACGAGTAGGTACTTTAAAGCTTTCAGTATTAAAGTTTTAGAAATGAAATTCGAATAACTTAAGAGTAAATAGagtaaatgtttaatttattaaatgatGGTACTAAAATACTAACACTATTTACTTAAGTAAcattagtatattttttttttcatgtacaagtcaattttataaatttcattaaaagttAGGAGTTcttcattaaataaaatgcacgactgggtcgcacgaacttgctcttagagttcaagttgattaaatttttaagactttttatatagaaacttgggaaatgttggtatataaaaaacaaaaaaaaaaaataaaattaatttttcaaaaaaataaaacaatatctgaaatcaaatcgccccaaaaaacaagtatgcagttttatttgatatataaaggtgcatttttagaaaaaaaattttcaaaatcgtttgagccgttttttaaaaaactaattttttataaataattttttgaaaaaaaagtttaaaaataaaattggtatgccattttgtagaaatcactaatcaacatctaaaaataaaatttcaaaaaaattcaatgtcccgttttcaaaaaattgatttttcaaaaaaaaattttcaaatttttttaaaaatccaaaaattatttttttcaaattttatttttggcttatgtttaaattatataaatgcttttgtataaaaaatttcgttgaaatacaataagtagttttgcagaaaattcgatttgaaaaaagcggtcctatggcaggtaccgttaataatgattttcaaaaaaaaaatttttcttcgaaagatagaccttgttaaaaaactaacacttgaatttttttatcaaaatcgttggagccgtttttgtgaaattaaacttttccgaaatttttgcatgacaggtaccgttatttttggtccaaaaaaattaattccaaaaacccctctggagagcctccaaaaactgctacatagcaagtttggagtcaatcggtccatccgtttaggctcttgttccttatacagacagacaggcagactgacagactgacagactgacagactgacagactgacagactgacagactgacagactgacagactgacagactgacagactgacagactgacagactgacagactgacagactgacagactgacagactgacagactgatagacagacggacagacggacttccgggacccacttttttgggattgtctatcatcgtaatgtcatggaaaaatgttatctcaactttttttttttgtacgaatgcataacttgatatatagtacctatatcgcaagtaaaaatgaacaaataaaAACCCCAAAAAGCTTTATTTTCAAGACGCTACAGTCAACTATATTGCCAGTagaaatttttgtccaaaattgaAATAAGTTTCTTGGAAAAATTCTAGTCAATTATTCTGATTTACTCAGATTCTGAAactaaatatttgattttttttgttcaacgtTAATATATtgtataaatacatttttatacaatGCCACACCTGttacgtttttagttttttatagaAAACACAGCTTTCGATTTCTAACGTTACATCCATTAGACCCTTTGTGGTGTTACAATACaggttagaaaaatgtaattttagaaATATATTAACAACTTAATACATTAGTCGTTGAAGCTAATAAATACTTTATTTAGTGAATTTTGCACAAACCAGAAACAAAACGTAGCAACTGTGTCACATCCGTTACAATgacaatacattttattaattttttaaaatttgttttcctaAAAGTTTGTTCTTGTTTATTAGTTTTTGCAAGActtacaacatttttaaatataggTTTTTCTTTGAgcattctttattttgtttaaacactCCCTTTTATTAACTAcataatttaaatgaaacttaCTAACAttgtaaatatttgtatagtacctaggtacctacttaaataaaatgcacgactgggtcgcacgaacttgctcttagagttaaagttgcttaaatttttaagactttttatatagaaatttggaaaaaaaaacaaaattcgtttttcaaaaaaaaataaaataaaatctgaaattaaattgccctccaaaacaagtatgcagttttgattgatatattaacatgcatttttagaaaaaaaattttcaaaatcgttagagccgttttttaaaaaactaattttttataaatatttttttggaaaaaaagttttaaaataaaattagtatgccatttggtagaaatcactaatcaacatcttaaaacaaaatttcaaaaaagttcaatgtcccgttttcgaaaatttgatttttcaaaaaaaaaatttcaaattttttttaaaaatccaaaaattatttttttcaaaattttatttttggctcatatttaaattatataaatgcttcttcacaaaaagtttcgttgaaatcgaataagcagtttcggagataatcggatttgaaaaaaacggttctatggcaggtaccgttaataatgattttcaaaaaaaaatttttctattgaaagatagactttggcttaaaactaacatttgaattttttaaacaaaatcgttagagccgtttttgagatatttcaattttactaaaatcggtatatgacaagtaccgttatttttggtccaaaaaaattaattccaaaaacccctctggagagtcgccaaataacgctacataccaagtttgacgttaatcggtccatccgtttaggctgtagctccttatacagacagacagacagactgacagacagactgacagacagacagacagacagacagacggacttccgggacccacttttttggcattgtctaccatcgtaatgtcatggaaaaatgttatctcaactttttttttttgtacgaatgcataacttgatatatagtacctatatcgcaagtaaaaatgagtgAACCATTTTGATCTTTAAATCCATTCATGTACCCCGTACGCAATGTTTCTTGTGGAAGATTACCATGGTGTAATGGTCAATTCAATAGATCTTCATACATATATTGAGTTTCTGAGTTTGAATACAGGAATTAGGAGTAGGTACTGCTTGTTGCAATTTCAATACATTGACAATATTTGGGAGCTCAGCGCCAAAACGGCCTAaccccaaaaatttcgttttgagaaaacgagtttaaagaaaatcatatttctGTGGCaataaggaaaaacaacataagtcagtttttacaacttttcaggagagcgttttgaaagtttggcttccCATTAGAAGTCAATGCTAACgtcatttttcttttacctgTAATTCATAAGCCGCttaagacaaaaatatgaaaaaaatatggtagatAGAATCGCTTATTGTGCATCAGATTTTGTGAAAATCTCAATTTCGACATAAGTTGACTTATGTTGTTATTCCTTGTTGCCACAGATTTTCAGGGtttctttcttatttaattcttggtttgtatttttttttagttaggagTGTTGGCTATACTTTTGGGCTAaggtctgatattttttttattccgaaactACATTTGTTATAAATGATTTGGGCAATTTTGTCGCCGAAGCCAAAATGGCGTCCACTAGAGTGACAAAAGTTTTTGGCTCTAATTTTAActctatttaatataatttaatgggaatgtatttttatatcagtttgatttttttgaaaatgtgggcTAGGCCGTTTTAGTTCTGAGCGCCTCATTTATTATTGTCAATTGTTCTCAATGAGCTTGTTGGGTCTTAAATTTAAAGTCAAGTTTTGGAAACGACCTCGGTGGGcagttgaaaaatttttatttttgtgataaatttggcaaaatatacaaattttgtttttttttttcaaggaggaCTTTCAAAAGATCTTGGACTATTACAGCCCCAATCTTAGAACTACACATGAACAAATCTAAGGCAAGCTTTTCGGTAAAAACTGTTAATTTCGGAATGACTTGGTAAAAGACGTTGGCTCATTGTCGAagtctttcaaaaaaaagttaaaaatcagtTAGGCCACTATGACACCCAATCTCATTATGTATGTGTATTGTGTAtgtactgcccataatctcgtaaaggccgtAACTACATTTTTCACATTTCTGAGTTATAAAGAGAAAAACTAAATCGCTTACCGCATTTTGTATAcctaaagaaattaaaaaaattcaaaaaatattttgaaacaaaacccctaactccaaatatgcaaaaaaaaatcaaaatcgaagtATACGAGTCCACAGTAAAATGTAGTACAAGTATCCTTTGAaaggtttttgaattttatgtaGGAAATGTTCAAGGTAATAAGAAAGTTAAAGTGCAATAACaacgtagttttttttataatttcggATACAAAAACAACTTATACacttaaataaattgtatataacATTCAAAATTGTATTAATGGTATGATGTAATTTACTTGTCCGTTATTTTTTCGCAGCactttgtatttatattttcttcGACTTTATATTATAAGCATGTTAAgtctatatatgtatgtaagtttattcaattttttttcttttatttttatttaaatcaaacaGGACTCCAAATTACTAACCAGAGCATTATTATACGAGATATCCATGCAAAGTGTCGAGAGCTCTTTTATTGTCTACTGCTTCGAGGAGCGCCTCTTGGGGTGCTTTCAaaggtttttaaaatttgaattttttcgtaTTCCTACCTACATATATATGTACATTCATTTGTATATTCGTTCATATAACTCGTAcacattcaaattaaaaattgttggttcatatttttctttcttaaggTTTTTCGCAAGGGCTTGGCAAATATGGAAATGTTTTCATCGCGCAAAGGTTTACCAAGTGCTTGGATTATTTTTGTTCTACCTAGATTATTCCCAAAAGATCACTCCAGTCAATGGGTCactgaattttttgatttgaatgcGAACACTGCTATTGCTTTGGAATTGAAAGTTCTATTGGCATTTCCAGAGGCGGATTGGTCTTTTCTGGTAAAAGTAAGtacaagtaaaataaaatgcacgactggggtcgcacgtacttgctcttacagctcaaagcacttttatgttagtctacttgtagattttaaaagctggatctaagtTAAGAAACAAAactgatattggggaagagccgacatttagggcaacattttgttaaatgaaaaaattttttttttgttatttgactttttgagaaaaaataaaaatgcagttttattgccactgctttaaatattacgtatacaaagtttaatcaaaatcgttagagccgtttttgagaaattcgtaatatcgtatttttttgtatgggaggtatacgttctaaacgagatataaaaaaacaaaaaaaaaacaactttcagaattccataaaaatccatctgtaccaaatttgaagaaaatccatccacccgtttaggctgtggaaatgtgtacagatggacgcacaaccgcacagacgcacagacgcacagacgcacagacgcacagacgtacagacgtacagacgcacggacggaattgcgagacccactttttcggaattctccatcatcgtaatgttggttttgattaaaacctcaatttttttttcgacacgaaaccaatacttgccctatagagcaagtaaaaataattaatatccGTTTTGAAACGTACatatgtaggggagagtggggcagttttgaacactttttgctttcactactgcttgaacgaaatatgttcgttttcttgatctgtaaagtttactaacattgaacagtaacattgaacttcgatttcaaagaacatttggttagttaaacaaattatttatattgaattttgatgttttaaaaatataggctcttatgttcaaaagtgccccatgtatggggcagttttgaacatggaaggggcacttttgaacagcagtattagtttcgttgtaatgaataaataatacttatctttttattagttttttaataagaacatacaaaaactccaaattgattattatatcatattcaattaaccaacaaataataaaaactcagaaaaaaataaaattaaaatttaaattatagttatcagtttatcacatttataagttcaaaagaaaaacaaaaaccaagaaaaattcatttaaaatatatcttagaaaaatggtattcataccatttatgcttctcagagtaaaatagatttatttcaatatatatatagacattaaatccaaatgttaacaaagcggatgttcttcatgtaccaggagcattaattggtgtaggtagcttgactttaatttctataacgcCTAAGAggtatataatcgagttctcatcgagaacagtctagcagaacttgaagaattcaggcatttttttaaatcctcaaGTATGGCGTACAtattcccattttttctttaattttgctcacaaatgctagtttcattatttttttttataagaacattacgatttattaaataaaacacattcaagtgtccttaaaatgtctgatacaaactACTCGCGCGGTTTCgaaaatgttcaaaagtgccccaccatacttgttcaaaactgccccaactgtgtcaacgacataatatgttgaataaatatttaacattaatatattcattcaaaaattcaccgtcaattagtttaaaatttattaaccattaaaaaaaattatattgcgttttgaaatcacgtaccaattattttttaaactcttacaactaaaaaactgaaataatgcaaaaccactataaaaatcaccttccacctataaatctgaaagtcagccgagataacgatggaaagtcattgacatttatggatatcgtgttgatgggttcaaatatcgaaatacttctaaaaaagattgatatactaaaattttatatgcagtgttcaaatgtaccccgtgttcaaaactgccccactctcccctacgtatttaaaaaaagatttaaatctCTCCATATGTCTCATAACCATACGAAATTCGGCTTACAGTTTTTCAAGTTCATTTGCTTGTCTTTTAATTCTTCTCTTGGTTTAATTAAGCCATATGCAATACAACGTTTTTCCAAATTTATTTCACAATTTTACTAAAccttggaataagtgttaagcTAAGGAATCTTTTTAAGTTTTCccgtttttctgttttattgtCTTAAAGTTTCTAGGTTAAATTTTCGATCTTTAGTCCTTTTTGAAACTAGAAAACTACATTATGCGGTCCTTCGTGTTTTATAGAATATGGGGATCCCCTGCTGAAGATGTATTTAAGGTTATTTTAGCTTAtcatttaatatcaaaaatctatttttttcatatttcactAAATTTAGAAACTCTTTGGTACTTTCGTTCTTGGGGATAAAATCCATTTTGTCAATTGAATTCAAACTATAAAAGTTAGTTacttacaaaatcaaaaaattgactCCTTTCATTTTATAGATGAAGTTTTAGGTATTGATTGATTATAAGTCATCAGACgaaatttaaaatcttttttaaacagATATTTATACTACGGATAATTTAAGGAAAGTCCTACTGTGATGAAAAACCATcgccaaacaaaaaattgttagaaaatTCCAGTAGCCCTCTTTGCAtagaagtaaatttttttcgaacgAGTTTAGCAAAAAGTTCTTTACTTCAGCACTTGGCACCTAGAACTTGAAGCGAAGGGGTTTTGTTTGTGTGAAAGCACAAGAAGGAGTTTTGAACTTATTAATTTGGTCAAACTTAAGTTGTAAAGGTTTGCTGGGATAATTGCACCagtttacaaaattatattttatttgctgtcgatttttaaacaaatcgctttttatttcaaaagtagtaaaaaaaaaacccttggtTTTTGCATTTTCATGCATCTCGATCGGTTATATTTCGGAACtctaaatttatttattgagtTCCTGAAGTTTGTTGTTCTTTTCTAAGGTTTGTTGCATGTTCATAAGTATTTGTTCTCTGGCTGATCCTCCTATAGTCAAAAGCCACAAATCGTTTCATAGAATCTTATATGCAACACTTAGCAGGAGTAAAACATAAGGCCGCTTTTTTTAAGGTGACCCTATCTCTCTTTCAGCCTTTAAAAAGTTGCTGGGAATTGCTATTTATGTATCTACTATCAGCCTGGGCTTCAATTAATAGCTTACATTTAATATTCATTCCTAATTTTGAATCTGGAAAAGGatgcaaaattaatttattagcGACAATGctcttagtaaaaaaattaaaacacctATCCAAGAAAGTTAAACATTTGAGTATcctaataaataaaatggtttacccaattcaataaaaataaattacattatttttatgaaaaaaaaaaaaaaaatcattcaagaATCGAACTTCAATTCATATAGGTCATCCTTATGCGGGACGCTAAATTATCATCAATAATTCTGCCCCATTTAATGAAATACCTGCCATCACCagagaattttaaaaatgttaccaAATGGTCATTTACTCTATCGGAAAATCATGAAAAGTGTTCAGCATTTCTGTGTCGCCAAGAATGTTTCAATCCTGCCGAACTCATCGTTGACGAATTAGGTATCTCTGATGCTGATACATATGCCAACTAAAAATCCATaagcaaatacaaaattcattCATTATTTGCAGACCCAGTTGGACAGACAAATAGTCAAATCGTGCTCTCGTTGACATACATCTTGGTGTCCATTGGAAAAGCAACTGACATCAAAGCATGCCTAATAAGTGCCTTGGAAAATGCTCCACCTAGTTGGTGTGAGTGTCTTGACAAGCGTCAGGTGAGAGATAGTATAATAGTGATTCAAATTGCACAAAATTGTCACGAAGATGGAGATATATGAGTTCTAGGTACATATTTATTGTCTATCATTGAAGGT
This DNA window, taken from Episyrphus balteatus chromosome 2, idEpiBalt1.1, whole genome shotgun sequence, encodes the following:
- the LOC129912111 gene encoding uncharacterized protein LOC129912111, which produces MEVMEEGNLMDRVPILLQRDFQYYQEHQSVLQEPICPGVVGGKLDFPRFASFAAIKIVIWWEEEFFAAYRKHSGLLHSEAEMNADADSSPVVVKNSDPDKFVNLVTKSADLLLEHLHVLTQESLDHADLSVLTATIGAAALIKNCLKIYLSAATTKHCPPRGDEKGGSLKISYKEYSQMAEALAERLLDLHCRILLLYIVQDADCLHWEDEQPFFESERGSYTIQMWWHYMRGTKDDLWNSVPPKMAQRIFAGMLNETLSVLTVRYSHIITSTARSQLHLVDICNLLFCISELLPHVSESGEAYVGLQITNQSIIIRDIHAKCRELFYCLLLRGAPLGVLSKVFRKGLANMEMFSSRKGLPSAWIIFVLPRLFPKDHSSQWVTEFFDLNANTAIALELKVLLAFPEADWSFLVKVILMRDAKLSSIILPHLMKYLPSPENFKNVTKWSFTLSENHEKCSAFLCRQECFNPAELIVDELDPVGQTNSQIVLSLTYILVSIGKATDIKACLISALENAPPSWCECLDKRQVWNQKRPPWLEAIMHLVYPVLDCIVEMLIDAVETGASMYQAMSLALTCVSEMYECIPEGLYKVAVLLQDIISVSTKPLSDSVLLQLVFGALYTELIKKAETFEKEKNDAKATICYSLSEAICSLDEDDKHTEQIDLFLVQARENIFYEGDLLSEGGLSGASTTKADDANERSAYSPPVNYPLELDVGAAHCIAEVLASDILTCNIGKQSLKVVYNYIKNNKDWLFQQLNITDTEPNDFQAIQGQNIKEIRPSILKSMFYIGNTPFDQLLTGSLRIDYSMWLQTPISLNTERAWLHIERRTDFQPEEKLALPEVTMVAAITKLLKKKKDDEL